A portion of the Adhaeribacter radiodurans genome contains these proteins:
- a CDS encoding SDR family NAD(P)-dependent oxidoreductase: MKNNIAGKVVIITGASSGLGEAAAKHLAALGATVVLGARRADRIEKLAKEMQDMGGHALAVSVDVTQRDQVKQLVDTAVEKFGRVIEEIRPGDVVWFAPHEKHWHGATATTAMTHIAIQESLNGKPVDWMEKVTEDQYNSSN, encoded by the coding sequence TTGAAAAATAACATAGCAGGAAAAGTAGTAATAATTACCGGTGCTAGCAGTGGTTTAGGCGAAGCGGCAGCCAAGCACTTGGCAGCGCTGGGTGCCACGGTGGTACTGGGGGCCAGAAGAGCAGACCGAATTGAAAAATTGGCCAAGGAAATGCAGGATATGGGTGGACACGCGCTGGCTGTTTCTGTAGATGTAACGCAGCGGGATCAAGTAAAGCAACTGGTTGATACCGCGGTAGAAAAATTTGGGCGGGTCATTGAAGAAATTCGTCCCGGGGATGTAGTTTGGTTTGCGCCGCATGAAAAGCATTGGCATGGTGCCACCGCCACCACTGCCATGACGCACATCGCTATTCAGGAAAGTCTAAATGGTAAGCCGGTGGATTGGATGGAGAAAGTAACAGAGGACCA